One Bos taurus isolate L1 Dominette 01449 registration number 42190680 breed Hereford chromosome 3, ARS-UCD2.0, whole genome shotgun sequence DNA window includes the following coding sequences:
- the ZNF644 gene encoding zinc finger protein 644, with protein MRLFLQRDVNKTKSRLNVLNGLTNNMDDLKINTDVTGAKEELLDDNSFISDKESGVHKPKDCQASFQKNNTFTLPEELSKDKSEKALSGGQSTLFIHAGAPTVSSENFILPKGAAVNGPVSHSSLTKTSNMNKGSVSLTTGQPVDQPTTESCSGLKVAADLQLSTPQKASQHQVLFLLSDVAHAKNPTHSIKKLPTSASIGCDIQNSVGSGIKSDSTLINQVEVGEDSEDLLVKNDCVSTLTGISSGTDEFRSDNDTNWDPQKEFIQFLITNDDTVDKAPVHSKVGLEKKRKRKMDVSKITRYTEDCFSDSNCVPNKSKMLEVDFMEQNEDVQAIDSRTYALSQVKPESADEDLESVDTFQHLIFNSDKCGEDSSPVHTSTFLSNTLKKKCEESDSESPVTFSTEEPSFYPCTKCNVNFREKKHLHRHMMYHLDGNSHFRHLNVPRPYACRECGRTFRDRNSLLKHMIIHQERRQKLMEEIRELKELQDEGRSARLQCPQCVFGTNCPKTFVQHAKTHEKDKRYYCCEECNFMAVTENELECHRGIAHGAVVKCPIVSSDVVQRKTHKKAFMKDPVIGSSKKSATYICKMCPFTTSVKSIFKKHMEYLHSSSCIDSFGSPLGLDKRKSDIIEEPIDTDSPKPLTKQQSTTFPKNSALKQDVKRTFGSSSQSSNFSKFHKRPHRIQKARKSIAQSGVNVCSQNSSPHKTVMIKSSIDQKPKYFHQTAKEKSNAKANSNYLYRHKYENYRMIKKSGESYPLHFKKEEASSLNSLHLFSSSNSHNNSFISDPHNSDTKRPEGFKDHRRVAVKRVVKESKKESSVGGEDLDSYPDFLHKMTVVVLQKLNSTEKKDSYETEDESSWDNVELGDYTTQTIEDETYHDINQEHVNIFPLFKSKVEGQQSGENATLSYDQNDGFYFEYYEDGGTNNFLHEIHDPQHLENAETALSKHSSVFHWTDLSLEKKSCPYCPATFETGVGLSNHVRGHLHRAGLSYEARHVVSPEQIATSDKMQHFKRTGTGTPIKRVRKAIEKSETTSEHTCQLCGGWFDTKIGLSNHVRGHLKRLGKTKWDAHKSPICVLNEMMQNEEKYEKILKALNSRRIIPRPFVAQKLASSDDFLSQNVIPLEAYRNGLKTEALSVSASEEEGLSFLNEYDETKPELPSGKKNQSLTLIELLKNKRMGEEKNSSVSPQKIHNQTARKRFVQKCVLPLNEDSPLMYQPQKMDFTMHSALDCKQKKSRSRSGSKKKLLTLPHGADEVYILRCRFCGLVFRGPLSVQEDWIKHLQRHIVNANLPRTGAGMVEVTSLLKKPASITETSFSLLMAEAAS; from the exons acTAAATGTGTTAAATGGGCTTACCAACAATATGGATGATTTGAAGATAAACACCGATGTTACTGGTGCTAAAGAAGAACTCCTAGATGACAACAGTTTTATATCAGACAAAGAGAGTGGAGTTCATAAACCAAAAGATTGTCAAGCATCATTTCAGAAAAACAATACATTCACTTTGCCTGAAGAACTGTCAAAGGACAAATCTGAAAAAGCCTTAAGTGGAGGCCAGTCTACTCTGTTTATACATGCTGGTGCTCCTACTGTTTCTAGTGAAAACTTTATTTTGCCTAAGGGAGCTGCTGTTAATGGACCAGTTTCACACTCCTCCTTAACTAAGACTTCCAATATGAATAAAGGCAGTGTTTcgttaaccactggacagcctgTGGATCAGCCAACAACAGAATCTTGTTCAGGTTTGAAGGTGGCAGCCGATCTTCAGCTGTCTACACCACAGAAAGCAAGTCAAcatcaagttttatttttattatcagatGTAGCACATGCTAAGAATCCAACCCATTCCATTAAAAAACTACCTACCTCTGCTTCAATTGGTTGTGACATTCAGAATTCAGTAGGGAGTGGTATAAAGTCAGATAGCACTTTAATAAATCAAGTAGAGGTGGGTGAGGATAGTGAAGATTTATTGGTAAAAAATGATTGTGTCAGTACATTAACAGGAATTTCCTCAGGTACAGATGAATTTAGGTCAGACAATGATACAAACTGGGATCCCCAAAAAGAGTTCATTCAATTTCTTATAACTAATGACGACACAGTAGATAAAGCTCCAGTTCACTCTAAAGTAGgtctggaaaaaaagagaaagcgaAAAATGGATGTAAGCAAGATAACTCGTTATACCGAAGATTGCTTTAGTGATTCTAACTGTGTACCCAATAAATCAAAAATGCTAGAAGTAGACTTTATGGAACAGAATGAAGATGTGCAAGCAATAGACTCACGGACATATGCATTATCACAAGTGAAACCTGAATCAGCTGATGAAGACTTGGAATCCGTGGATACTTTTCAACATCTAATTTTTAACTCAGATAAGTGTGGAGAAGACAGTTCACCTGTTCATACTAGCACTTTTCTTTCAAAtaccttaaaaaagaaatgtgaagaaaGTGATTCCGAGTCACCCGTTACTTTCAGCACCGAAGAGCCATCATTCTACCCCTGTACAAAGTGCAATGtgaattttagggagaaaaagcaTCTCCACAGGCATATGATGTATCATTTAGATGGGAATAGTCACTTTCGTCATCTTAATGTCCCAAGGCCATATGCTTGTAGAGAATGTGGACGGACATTTCGAGATCGTAACTCACTGCTAAAGCATATGATTATTCAccaagaaagaagacagaaattgATGGAGGAAATACGTGAATTGAAAGAACTTCAGGATGAAGGAAGAAGTGCACGATTACAATGCCCTCAGTGTGTGTTTGGTACCAATTGCCCTAAAACATTTGTGCAACATGCTAAAACCCATGAAAAAGATAAAAGGTACTACTGCTGTGAAGAGTGTAACTTTATGGCAGTGACAGAAAATGAGCTGGAATGCCATCGAGGAATTGCCCATGGAGCAGTGGTAAAATGCCCTATTGTCAGTTCTGATGTAGTCcagagaaaaacacacaaaaaagcattCATGAAAGACCCCGTTATAGGATCATCCAAAAAATCGGCTACCTATATATGTAAGATGTGTCCTTTTACTACTTCAGtcaagagtatttttaaaaaacacatggaGTACTTGCATTCATCATCATGCATTGATTCATTCGGCAGTCCTCTTGGGCTTGATAAAAGAAAAAGTGACATAATTGAAGAACCTATAGATACTGATAGTCCTAAACCATTAACTAAACAACAGTCAACAACATTTCCAAAGAACTCTGCTTTAAAACAAGATGTAAAGCGAACATTTGGATCATCCTCACAATcaagtaatttttcaaaattccatAAACGGCCACACAGAATACAAAAGGCTCGGAAAAGCATTGCCCAGTCAGGTGTAAATGTGTGCAGTCAAAACAGTTCTCCTCACAAGACTGTTATGATTAAAAGCAGCATTGACCAAAAACCTAAGTATTTCCATCAGACAGCGAAAGAAAAATCTAATGCCAAGGCAAATAGCAACTATTTATATAGACATAAATatgaaaactacagaatgatcaaAAAATCAGGTGAATCATATCCTCTGCATTTCAAAAAAGAGGAAGCTAGTTCATTAAATTCTTTACATCTGTTTTCATCAAGTAATTCTCACAACAATAGTTTTATTTCAGACCCTCATAACTCTGACACCAAAAGGCCAGAAGGCTTCAAAGACCACAGGCGTGTAGCTGTAAAGAGAGTAGTTAAGGAATCTAAGAAGGAAAGTTCTGTTGGAGGAGAAGACTTGGATAGCTATCCAGATTTCTTGCATAAGATGACCGTTGTTGTTTTGCAAAAACTTAATTCTACCGAAAAGAAAGATAGCTATGAAACAGAAGATGAAAGTTCCTGGGACAATGTTGAGCTAGGTGACTACACTACACAGACTATAGAAGATGAAACCTATCATGATATTAATCAAGAACATGTAAACATATTCCCTCTATTTAAAAGCAAGGTGGAAGGTCAACAGTCTGGGGAAAATGCTACACTTAGTTATGATCAGAATGATggcttttattttgaatattatgaaGATGGTGGAACCAATAACTTTTTGCATGAGATTCATGATCCTCagcatttagaaaatgcagaaactgCATTGTCAAAGCATAGTTCTGTTTTTCACTGGACTGATTTGTCTCTTGAGAAGAAATCGTGTCCTTACTGCCCAGCAACATTTGAAACAGGTGTTGGGTTGTCAAATCATGTCAGGGGACATCTTCACAGAGCAGGATTAAGCTATGAAGCCCGCCATGTTGTATCACCAGAACAAATAGCCACAAGTGACAAAATGCAGCATTTCAAAAGAACTGGCACAGGAACACCTATTAAGCGAGttagaaaag ctatAGAGAAGTCTGAAACCACTTCTGAACACACTTGTCAGCTCTGTGGTGGTTGGTTTGATACTAAAATTGGATTATCAAATCATGTTAGAGGCCACCTGAAAAGACTTGGAAAGACCAAGTGGGATGCTCACAAATCTCCAATCTGTGTTCTGAATGAGATGatgcaaaatgaagaaaaatatgaaaaaatcttaaaggcaTTGAACAGTCGTCGTATTATTCCTCGACCATTTGTAGCTCAAAAACTTGCATCGAGTGATGACTTTCTATCTCAAAATGTTATACCTCTTGAAGCATACCGTAATGGCCTAAAGACTGAAGCTTTATCAGTGTCTGCATCAGAGGAAGAAGGGCTGAGTTTCTTAAATGAATATGATGAAACTAAACCAGAACTGCCCAGTGGAAAAAAGAATCAGTCTCTTACACTCATAGaactgcttaaaaataaaaggatgggaGAAGAAAAGAATTCTTCTGTTTCTCCTCAAAAGATCCATAATCAAACTGCAAGAAAGAGGTTTGTTCAGAAATGTGTTCTTCCACTAAATGAAGATAGTCCATTGATGTATCAGCCACAAAAAATGGACTTCACTATGCACTCAG